In one window of Phalacrocorax carbo chromosome 22, bPhaCar2.1, whole genome shotgun sequence DNA:
- the YTHDF2 gene encoding YTH domain-containing family protein 2: protein MSASSLLEQRPKGQGNKVQNGSVHQKDGLNDDDFEPYLSPQARPNNAYTAMSDSYLPNYYSPSIGFSYSLGEAAWSTGGDPPMPYLTSYGQLSNGEPHFLPDAMFGQPGALGSTPFLGQHGFNFFPSGIDFSAWGNNSSQGQSTQSSGYSSNYAYAPSSLGGAMIDGQSAFANETLNKAPGMNTIDQGMAALKLGSTDVASSVPKVVGSAVGSGSITSNIVASNSLPPATIAPPKPTSWADIASKPAKQQPKLKTKNGIAGSSLPPPPIKHNMDIGTWDNKGPVAKAPSQALVQNIGQQPAQVSPQPVGQQINNSPPVAQASSGQQPQPLPPPPPQPAQLPVPQPAAQPTRWVAPRNRGNGFGQNGVDGNGVGQSQASSGSAPSEPHPVLEKLRSINNYNPKDFDWNPKHGRVFIIKSYSEDDIHRSIKYNIWCSTEHGNKRLDAAYRSMNGKGPVYLLFSVNGSGHFCGVAEMKSAVDYNTCAGVWSQDKWKGRFDVRWIFVKDVPNSQLRHIRLENNENKPVTNSRDTQEVPLEKAKQVLKIIATYKHTTSIFDDFSHYEKRQEEEENVKKERQGRVK, encoded by the exons AATAATGCATACACTGCAATGTCCGATTCCTACTTACCAAACTACTACAGTCCCTCCATTGGATTCTCCTACTCCTTAGGCGAAGCTGCCTGGTCTACGGGGGGTGACCCACCCATGCCCTACCTAACCTCTTACGGACAGCTGAGCAACGGGGAGCCTCACTTCCTCCCAGACGCGATGTTCGGGCAGCCAGGGGCCCTTGGCAGCACTCCATTTCTCGGGCAGCACGGCTTTAACTTCTTTCCAAGTGGGATTGACTTTTCAGCTTGGGGGAATAACAGTTCTCAGGGACAATCCACTCAAAGCTCTGGCTATAGTAGCAATTACGCCTATGCCCCTAGCTCACTGGGTGGAGCGATGATTGATGGGCAATCTGCCTTTGCTAACGAGACTCTGAACAAGGCTCCCGGCATGAACACCATCGACCAAGGGATGGCAGCTCTGAAGCTGGGCAGCACAGATGTTGCAAGCAGCGTCCCAAAAGTCGTTGGTTCGGCTGTCGGTAGCGGATCCATTACCAGTAACATCGTGGCATCTAACAGTTTGCCTCCAGCTACTATCGCTCCTCCAAAGCCGACTTCCTGGGCTGACATCGCTAGCAAACCGGCTAAGCAGCAGCCCAAGCTGAAGACCAAGAATGGCATTGCAGGTTCAAGTCTTCCACCACCTCCGATAAAACATAACATGGATATTGGAACTTGGGATAACAAAGGGCCGGTGGCAAAAGCCCCGTCCCAGGCTTTAGTTCAGAATATTGGTCAGCAGCCAGCCCAGGTGTCCCCCCAGCCTGTGGGACAGCAGATCAATAACAGCCCACCCGTGGCACAGGCTTCGAGCGGGCAGCAGCCACAgccgctgcccccgccgccgccacagCCGGCCCAGCTGCCCGTGCCGCAGCCGGCGGCTCAGCCCACCCGCTGGGTTGCCCCTCGTAATCGTGGCAACGGGTTCGGCCAAAATGGAGTGGACGGTAACGGAGTGGGACAGTCTCAGGCCAGTTCTGGTTCTGCTCCTTCGGAGCCGCACCCGGTCTTGGAGAAGTTGAGATCTATCAACAACTACAACCCCAAGGATTTTGACTGGAACCCAAAACACGGCCGGGTTTTCATCATTAAGAGTTACTCTGAGGACGATATCCACCGTTCCATTAAATATAACATCTGGTGCAGTACAGAGCACGGCAACAAGAGACTGGATGCCGCCTATCGCTCCATGAACGGGAAGGGCCCTGTTTACTTACTGTTCAGTGTCAACGGTAGTGGTCACTTCTGCGGAGTAGCAGAAATGAAATCTGCTGTGGACTATAACACGTGTGCGGGTGTGTGGTCCCAGGACAAGTGGAAGGGACGTTTTGATGTCAGGTGGATTTTTGTGAAGGACGTTCCCAACAGCCAGCTGCGGCACATCCGCCTAGAGAACAACGAGAATAAACCAGTGACCAACTCCAGGGACACTCAGGAGGTGCCACTGGAAAAGGCTAAGCAGGTGTTGAAAATCATTGCCACCTACAAGCACACCACCTCCATCTTTGATGACTTCTCACACTATGAGAAACgccaagaggaggaggaaaatgttaaaaag gaACGCCAAGGCCGTGTCAAGTAA